In [Phormidium] sp. ETS-05, the genomic window GGTTAATTGAAAAAGGTTCAATTTTAGATTCAGAATATTTAAACGGATTAAGCCAGTTTGATATTGTTTACTCCTGGGGAGTTCTGCATCATACTGGTTCTATGTGGCAAGCTTTAGAAAATGCTGGTTCCCTGGTGGCAATGAATGGGAAACTGTTTATTGCTATTTACAACGATCAAGGCTGGAAGAGCCAATATTGGAAAATCGTCAAAAAGCAATATAATCAGAACAAATTATTAAGACCCATCCTGACTATAGTTCATATTCCCTTTTTGCTTATATTTCCATTGATTTGGAGACTCCTCATCGGACGATTCAAGGGAAGGCGGGGAATGTCTGCATGGTTTGATTTGATAGACTGGATCGGGGGATATCCATTTGAAGTAGCAAAACCAGAAGAAGTTCATAATTTTTTTGAAAAGCGAGAATTTAAGATAGTGAATCATAATCTTTGTCTGGGGAAAATGGGTTGCAACGAATTTATTTTTCAGAAGCAATGAAGAAACGTTTAACCTTTTTAATACGTTCTTTAGAAAATGGGGGGGCAGAAAAACAACTGATAACTCTGGTCAAAAATCTTGATCAAAAAAAATTTGACTTATCATTAATCTGTTTTTATGGTGGAGGAGTTTTAGAAAAAGAGATAGAAAAAAATAGTCATATTAGACTTATTTCCTTAGAAAAAAAAGGACGTTGGGATTTGGTTAAATTTTGGTATAGATTATTTTTTTATATTACAGAAATACAACCCGATATCTTGTATGGCTATTTGGGTGCTTCACACTTAATGACAATTTTATTAAAAATATTTAATCCTTCAACGTTAATGGTTTGGGGAGTGCGGTCGTCATATGTAGATTTCAGCCGCTATGATTGGCTAGAAAGTTTTATTTTTAAATTACAGTGTTTTTTTTCTCGGTTTGCCGATTTGATTATTGTAAACTCTTATGCAGGTAGAGACTATCATGTGGGTCATGGATTTCCCAACTCAAAAATGATAGTGGTGCCCAACGGAATTGATACCGATCGCTATCAACCTAAGCCTGACTTGAGAGCAAAGGTGCGCTCTGAATGGGGGGTTGCAAGAGAAACTTTTTTGATTGGCAGAATTGGACGCCTTGACCCAATGAAGGACTATCCCACATTCCTCAAAGCAGCCGCTCTATTTTATAAACAAAGAAAAGATGCAAGGTTTGTCTGTGTGGGTAGTGGAACAGATAACTACTTGGACGAGCTACTTCAATTAGCCAAGCAGTTAGGTATTGCTGAACAAGTAATTTGGGCAGGATCCCGATCCGATATGCCAGCCGTATATAGTGCCCTCGATATTGCTTGTTCTTCTTCTTATGGTGAGGGTTTTCCCAATGTAATTGGCGAAGCAATGGCCTGTGGCGTCCCCTGTGTTGTTACCAATGTAGGAGATTCAGCATGGATTGTAGGAGATACAGGTATCATTGTTACCCCCCAAGATCCAGAAGCTTTAGCATCAGCTTTGCTCTCTTGTGGGGAACGAAACCTTGATGAAATGGGTCAAAAAGCACGGATTCGTATCGTAGAAAATTTCAGTGTAGATCAGTTAGTTAAGCAGACAACGGAGGTATTGTGGCAGAAGGTCTAAGTAATGACCTGCTCTGGGCAACTTTTTGGATTGGGTTGGTAAGCTTTATCATCAGTAGTAGAGATTTTTTCTCTCTACGGCATTGACCATCTCTGTAATAAAAGTTTTAATTCCGTTTCTGTACTTTGCCTTCTTGTTTGATGGAACCTGGACTTTTCTCGATGACCTGAATTATCAAGATCAGGGGACAACGATGCTAGAACGGGGATACAATCCTGTTAATGCATTGATTAGTGCAGATGGATTAGCTAATTTATTCTCTTTGTCAGGTGGTTTTCATATTGTTTATGGTTGGTGGAATGTTCTAGCTCAGTATTTGTTTGGACGTCATTACTACGCTCCTATTTTTTTGAATGTAGCTCTCACTTTTGTAAGTGCTTACTTTTTATTTCGTATCGTTATATTGTGTGGTTTTGGACGAAAATACGCCAAGGCATTTATTTTATTTTTTTTGTTTCATTGGGATGTTTTAGTATGGTCATCTCTAGTAAATTTGAAAGAAATATTAGTATTAGCTTTAACCATAATATGTTTTTATAGTTTTTTTCAAATATTAAAAACAAAAAAAAATATCTATTATATATTGTTGGCAGCAGCGTTATTTCCATTTCTTTTTCTGAGATTTTATCTTCCTTTTCTATTATTGATAGCTGGCCTTGTTTGGGTTTTTGTCTATCAAAAGGGAAAACGGAAATACAATCTAGTTTTTGTTTTAGTAA contains:
- a CDS encoding bifunctional 2-polyprenyl-6-hydroxyphenol methylase/3-demethylubiquinol 3-O-methyltransferase UbiG is translated as MTSTFEQEVKRGERFQFGKNWSNFLSVLDDERIGKAENSLKQSLQVEDLQGKSFLDIGSGSGLFSLAARRLGATVHSFDYDPQAVVCTQQLKNRFFSDDKNWLIEKGSILDSEYLNGLSQFDIVYSWGVLHHTGSMWQALENAGSLVAMNGKLFIAIYNDQGWKSQYWKIVKKQYNQNKLLRPILTIVHIPFLLIFPLIWRLLIGRFKGRRGMSAWFDLIDWIGGYPFEVAKPEEVHNFFEKREFKIVNHNLCLGKMGCNEFIFQKQ
- a CDS encoding glycosyltransferase; amino-acid sequence: MSGENGLQRIYFSEAMKKRLTFLIRSLENGGAEKQLITLVKNLDQKKFDLSLICFYGGGVLEKEIEKNSHIRLISLEKKGRWDLVKFWYRLFFYITEIQPDILYGYLGASHLMTILLKIFNPSTLMVWGVRSSYVDFSRYDWLESFIFKLQCFFSRFADLIIVNSYAGRDYHVGHGFPNSKMIVVPNGIDTDRYQPKPDLRAKVRSEWGVARETFLIGRIGRLDPMKDYPTFLKAAALFYKQRKDARFVCVGSGTDNYLDELLQLAKQLGIAEQVIWAGSRSDMPAVYSALDIACSSSYGEGFPNVIGEAMACGVPCVVTNVGDSAWIVGDTGIIVTPQDPEALASALLSCGERNLDEMGQKARIRIVENFSVDQLVKQTTEVLWQKV